The Oncorhynchus kisutch isolate 150728-3 linkage group LG8, Okis_V2, whole genome shotgun sequence DNA segment CTACCTTTCAGGCTGTGAAACCTCATGCTCCACTAATCAAGTTTCCCAACAGAGAGGGGGTACCCAGGCCGAATGGTGAGTAGCAACTTGTCAGTTTGATGTTGCACTAGCTATTGTTTTCTTTTTGTCCATGCATAGTGCTAACCCTATTGAAGAGGACATTCCACCCTTTGACTGTTCAGGGACATGGCTACTGTATGCAATTATGCTTTGTTCGTCAACATGTAGCCTATTGCATATCAATGTGTTTGTTGCATGTTGATTAGTTGCATTAACTTGAACATGATAGGCAGTATGAATTGCGTCAAACAATGTTCTATTGTAATATTACTTTGTAGCTCACCGCATTAAAAACATTTGTCCTCTGTTAGTTTGACATTATGTTGGCCAACCTGGGTATTGTTATGAGGTTCTTTTCAAATAAAAGGGGAAACACTGACTTGATTttccatttttaaaaaacatgtcAACGACTGTGTAATTTAGGAAGAGGATATTTTAGTCCTTTCCAATTTCATTATAGAAACAGTGCTCTGAATGTGCTAATGAAGCAATAAAAGTGAtgaattaaaataacataaaacacaaagGATGTTTAAAACAATAAAGTCACTGATTTTAAAAGCTACATGAATATTGTTTAAAAACAAACAACCATTTCCTCTTTCAGTCCAAGAGGCTCTTAAAACATTAGCAGTCAGCTCTCCTAGTCCACCTCCACTTGTAGTGCCGCTGCCGTTATCAAGACCCCCTGGACCTCTCACTCGGCTCCCTGGAACCCCAGACAGCTTGGCCACAGTGAAGGAACTCCCCCAAAGATACCGCAGGAGAGCACTGGAAGCAGAAGAGATGGACTATATTCAGGTTAATGCCGATCTGTGGCACTGAAGAAGTGCTGTAATTGTGTGATATTGTTGATTTTAAAAAGTAACAGGTGGTAACATACGGCTACACTCATGGGTATGATATGTGCTTTGAATTCAGCCCGTAGTGTTACAGAAGGCATCCCGGGTACACAAAGTGCATTAACTGTTACCTTAGTGTTGTAATACAGTTAAGATCTCACTAACCACCAACTCTTCTTCTGGTTTATTTTTCAGCGTGGTGGACCAGAGTAAAGTTGAGTGACTCAGTGAATGCAACCAAGGTCCTTATCTGTGGAAATCATTTTCTTTGCCTAATTTTGTTCTTCAACAAGAGGACCTGCTGCAACACCTCATTAAACGTCATGCAGAATAAAGATTTTATTCATGTTGAAATTGTACATATAAAGTTTATTTTTAAAGATGTGACTGTAGATATTTTTTGCTTGATTCTACCTTAATTTCAATGGGTAcattttaattgttttattttagaAGAAAAGCCATTACAGTAAATCTTCCAATTATATTATTTGTTCAGCACCCACCTCATCCAGTGCTCACTATTTTACACCTTCACTTAATTCAAACCTTGAAGGTTAATGTTGGCATCAACAGTACATCTGTGTACCATTGACCGGCCCGTTATCCCTACACTACATTGTTGTCGATAGTTGCATATTTCTATGACAAGGACCAGACTGAATTACGCCACAAAACTGAAGAAAATGAAGGGCTCATTTCTCATGGCCCAGATTAACATGGATTAATCTGGTGCAAATTTGTTCGGGTACAAAGCAAGTAGGATACATAATGGCAGTGAATGGATTTTGTTATTGGACAAGAGTGATTAAAATCATTACTGTGAAATTGCCTGTGATTTTCTTTATATTTAAGATGGCATTTGTGCCACAGTGGGTAAACAATGGACCTTAACACACACTCTTATACATGTTAGAACATTAACATCTAACTTGGTTTTATGTCTGGTGTTGAGGATTTAGAGAATGATGCATTGAGACAGGAGTGTTCAGATATCATAAAATATGACATGTATTGTCAGATCCAATAAATGTAAACACCACACCCAAGGGAAATAGTCTAATATGAATGtcaaaaatctcacatttcaGTCTTCCAGCAAAGGAGTTCACAACAGGGATAGTTCAACTGACAGTACTGGCACCAGTTGTATTAAATGACTTACAAGATCATACATTGAAAAGACAAATAGTCATTATCTCAAAgctttttttcaaatgttttcagTGTTTCTCCAATACTATGTGCATTGATTGCCTCATATCAATGTGGTAAGTCTGCAACGGTCACAGAACATGTGAAGATCCATATTTCTGAATGGCCTTTCACATGTTCTTCTAAAACCCATAAGGGATATCTGAAACACAGACCACATCACGTTtacaccactatacacatcaaaaATGCATTGGAATATTACACGCACTGCCAAAAATGTCAACATTATTGAGACCTGATTGCTAGAACCTTTAATGTTAACAAAAAGCATTACCTGGGATGAATAGTTCTTACAACCAATACTGGAATAAAGAAACATTTCACTCCTGATCCTACAACTGTTTTTCTTAAACTTAGTAATATTTTGAACAGTCAGTTATAAGACAGTTATAACAGCAGAGTCACTCAACACTGGTGAACCGACAACACCACCATCTGAAACACAAAGTCAGTCCTCAAAAGCAGGTAAGAAGTCAGCAATGGTATCCACTACATAGTCCGGTACAAAGCTCTGATTTGTGGAGTGATCACTGTCTCTGTACTCCTGGGCTGTCTTCATCTGAGAGATCCCTGTGAGTGTAAGCATGGTATCCAGGCCACAGTTGGCCCCAAACAGCATGTCTGTCTCCAGGCGGTCACCCACCATCAGGCACTGGGCTGGGTCAACTCTGAACTGGCTGGAGATGCACTCAAACATGAAGGGACTGGGCTTGCCTATCACCATAGCCTTCCGACCTGTGGCCACTTCCAGCGCTGCTGTCAGACACCCagaacctgacagagagagatgggggttggAAATAGAGtacatgttattattatttttctctaGCTCTGTTCCTCTCTTCCACACGCACACCAGTCGGTTAGTTTACTAGCTAGGTTAGTTAGTGCACAGCATCGGTACCATACCTGGCAATATCCTTCCATCTTGCAGCGGGTGCCAGGGGTCCACATCAGTGGCCAAAAACAGACACTCTGGATCCCGCAAATAGCAGGAGGCTTTGGCCAATTTAAGGAAGGTAAACTTGTCATCATGTCCAACGAGGACCGCTTTGACATCCGAGGCCAATGCGCAGTTAAATATAGTGCCGTCAGGCGCGTCTTCGTCACCAACGAAAGGAATGCCAGCCTGTAACAGTTCATTACGCACTCCCTCTCCGCCGATGACAAACACCTTACCTTGCACCTTAGCGACATCTCTCAGGTAAAGCGCCGAACAATAC contains these protein-coding regions:
- the kgd4 gene encoding alpha-ketoglutarate dehydrogenase component 4 isoform X1 — its product is MGGKVSSKMATVGRVVQVRLSNWVIYRSATTLVTQAVKPHAPLIKFPNREGVPRPNVQEALKTLAVSSPSPPPLVVPLPLSRPPGPLTRLPGTPDSLATVKELPQRYRRRALEAEEMDYIQRGGPE
- the kgd4 gene encoding alpha-ketoglutarate dehydrogenase component 4 isoform X2 produces the protein MGGKVSSKMATVGRVVQAVKPHAPLIKFPNREGVPRPNVQEALKTLAVSSPSPPPLVVPLPLSRPPGPLTRLPGTPDSLATVKELPQRYRRRALEAEEMDYIQRGGPE
- the LOC109896009 gene encoding pyridoxal phosphate phosphatase: MAGARALGFKGCRKIGGSQIRNLLNAKDFFLFDCDGVIWHGEEAITGAPKVVSSLIKHGKNVFFVTNNCTRPRKNYVNKFYRLGFTDVMQEQIFSSSYCSALYLRDVAKVQGKVFVIGGEGVRNELLQAGIPFVGDEDAPDGTIFNCALASDVKAVLVGHDDKFTFLKLAKASCYLRDPECLFLATDVDPWHPLQDGRILPGSGCLTAALEVATGRKAMVIGKPSPFMFECISSQFRVDPAQCLMVGDRLETDMLFGANCGLDTMLTLTGISQMKTAQEYRDSDHSTNQSFVPDYVVDTIADFLPAFED